The following are from one region of the Aequoribacter fuscus genome:
- the tmk gene encoding dTMP kinase, with amino-acid sequence MRKGYFITFEGGEGTGKSTQLALVKEALEQRGIKVCVTREPGGTELAEEIRRVLLSPRNETVDPTTELLLMFAARAQHLAQVILPAVDRGEWVLCDRFTDATYAYQQGGRGVDEDKIAILERLVQMGFNPDLTLLFDAPIEISLQRMRDRGALDRFEQEGLEFMKRVRSTYLTRARVESERFRVIDATATVDDVRASVNLHLEPLVNAWVSV; translated from the coding sequence ATGCGAAAAGGCTATTTCATCACGTTTGAGGGTGGCGAGGGAACCGGCAAAAGCACTCAGTTAGCGTTAGTCAAAGAGGCGCTAGAGCAAAGAGGTATTAAGGTTTGTGTGACTCGCGAGCCAGGCGGCACTGAATTGGCTGAAGAGATTCGACGCGTGTTGCTGAGCCCCCGCAATGAGACTGTAGATCCGACGACTGAGCTCTTGCTGATGTTTGCGGCCAGGGCTCAGCATTTGGCGCAAGTGATTTTGCCCGCTGTTGATCGGGGTGAGTGGGTCTTGTGTGATCGTTTTACCGATGCCACGTACGCCTATCAGCAGGGTGGGCGGGGTGTAGATGAAGACAAAATTGCGATTTTAGAGCGTTTGGTCCAAATGGGTTTCAACCCTGACCTTACGCTGTTATTTGATGCGCCCATAGAGATCAGCCTGCAGCGTATGCGAGATCGAGGAGCGCTGGATCGTTTTGAGCAAGAGGGCTTGGAGTTTATGAAGCGCGTGCGCTCGACGTATTTAACAAGAGCGAGGGTCGAATCCGAGCGGTTTCGAGTTATTGACGCGACGGCGACTGTCGATGATGTTCGTGCATCGGTGAATTTACATCTCGAACCACTCGTGAACGCCTGGGTGTCAGTTTGA
- a CDS encoding DNA polymerase III delta prime subunit: MATVLSWHKPVLQELAGRRQSERLPHAMLLTVGSDPEATALAAALPHFMLCDNYNACGLCRACRLLEQGAHSDYHRCQPEGSSKVIKVDQIRTLLSFGAKTANYGAGKVLILAPASALNRNAANALLKFLEEPPANTYLFLISSRTSQLPATVMSRCQKLTVARPDPTQALEFLQNRGLSDQRAHALLRLASNEPLLAIEIEENDAADALIGAVSVAEKVLAGEATARELGQAAQGLDAHLLLMVLIVNAHQFAVAAASKNTLNARLLQWHKALVELQGTYHRSPNINIPLALEQLCVNIR, translated from the coding sequence ATGGCCACTGTTTTAAGCTGGCACAAACCCGTATTGCAGGAGTTGGCTGGTCGGCGCCAGTCAGAGCGACTGCCACATGCAATGCTTCTGACGGTGGGTTCGGATCCCGAAGCCACGGCTCTGGCTGCTGCATTGCCCCACTTTATGTTGTGTGACAATTACAACGCGTGCGGGCTTTGCCGCGCCTGCCGATTGCTGGAGCAGGGCGCTCACAGTGATTATCACCGCTGCCAGCCTGAGGGCTCGTCTAAGGTGATCAAAGTCGATCAAATTAGGACGCTCTTGAGCTTTGGGGCGAAAACGGCAAACTATGGTGCCGGCAAGGTGTTAATTTTGGCTCCAGCCAGTGCGCTGAATCGAAACGCAGCGAATGCGTTGCTGAAATTTTTGGAAGAGCCGCCAGCCAATACCTACCTTTTTTTGATTTCGTCCCGTACCTCACAGTTACCGGCGACTGTCATGAGTCGCTGCCAGAAGCTTACGGTCGCTAGACCCGATCCAACTCAGGCGCTCGAGTTTTTACAAAACCGAGGCTTATCTGACCAACGGGCGCATGCGCTGCTCCGGTTAGCAAGTAACGAACCGCTCTTGGCGATAGAAATCGAAGAGAACGATGCCGCTGACGCCTTGATAGGTGCGGTGAGCGTCGCCGAGAAGGTGTTGGCGGGCGAAGCCACCGCCAGAGAGCTCGGACAAGCCGCTCAGGGTCTCGACGCACATTTGTTGCTTATGGTGTTAATTGTCAATGCGCATCAATTTGCCGTGGCTGCGGCGAGCAAGAATACGCTGAATGCTCGCTTGCTACAGTGGCATAAAGCATTGGTAGAACTGCAAGGCACGTATCACCGATCGCCTAACATCAATATCCCCTTGGCCTTAGAGCAACTTTGTGTAAACATCCGCTGA
- a CDS encoding PilZ domain-containing protein, whose protein sequence is MAKKAIPSSGQGLLSLTIKEQSVLYSAYMPFLRNGGLFVPTTKNYAIGDEVFMLLNLMDEPEKIPITGQVVWITPKQPQGNRVAGIGVQFSDQDSSVNEKIEKYLVGILRSDRPTHTL, encoded by the coding sequence ATGGCAAAAAAGGCGATACCTAGCAGCGGACAAGGTTTGCTGTCGCTGACGATCAAAGAGCAGTCGGTGCTTTACTCTGCGTATATGCCATTTTTGCGCAACGGCGGATTGTTTGTGCCCACCACTAAGAACTACGCCATTGGTGATGAAGTGTTTATGTTGCTGAATCTAATGGATGAACCTGAAAAAATCCCTATCACGGGTCAGGTTGTGTGGATCACACCCAAACAGCCGCAAGGAAACCGCGTCGCGGGTATTGGCGTTCAGTTCAGCGACCAAGACTCTTCGGTCAACGAGAAAATTGAAAAGTATCTGGTTGGCATATTGCGCTCTGACCGTCCCACTCACACCCTGTAA
- a CDS encoding beta-N-acetylglucosaminidase domain-containing protein, producing MSSARPRFVGVIEGFYGRAWTQSHRNQAASWFVALGFNTYIYAPKAQTYLRSKWRLPFPDTELELLDDMARAYRAAGLKWGVGLSPLGVNQGLSQADKRALRNKLQVISDLKPDIIAVLFDDMSHSTVDTASRQLDCLAEVAQALPQTHRMVCPTYYSPDPVLEKVFGPMPHGYIEEYQAGLSDDTGVFWTGPSVCSERVSEADVQIAKQLWGETLVLWDNYPVNDGRLRSQHLYLKPLSARCSNSRLQGHLCNPMNQLHLSLLGLSGLSKLYRLTPESSVVEVLRQALGADFIGWLLTKADQFEHTRLDDLCPSEVDSLRQSLREFAGQGARECLDWLAGGYRFDPACLTE from the coding sequence ATGTCGTCTGCACGGCCCCGATTCGTTGGTGTTATCGAGGGTTTCTACGGTCGCGCTTGGACGCAGAGCCATCGGAATCAAGCGGCGTCTTGGTTTGTTGCGCTGGGATTTAATACCTACATTTACGCTCCGAAGGCACAGACTTATCTTCGGTCTAAGTGGCGACTTCCTTTTCCTGACACAGAGCTAGAGTTGCTTGATGACATGGCGCGAGCCTACAGGGCAGCGGGGCTGAAGTGGGGTGTCGGATTGTCACCCTTAGGGGTAAACCAGGGGTTGAGTCAAGCTGACAAACGGGCCTTGCGCAATAAGCTTCAAGTCATTTCAGATCTCAAGCCCGATATCATTGCCGTGCTGTTTGATGATATGAGTCACAGCACCGTAGACACTGCATCCCGTCAGCTCGATTGTTTGGCGGAAGTGGCGCAGGCGTTGCCCCAGACGCATCGTATGGTTTGTCCCACCTACTACTCCCCCGATCCTGTGTTGGAAAAAGTCTTCGGTCCCATGCCCCACGGCTATATCGAAGAATACCAAGCGGGTCTTAGCGATGATACAGGGGTGTTTTGGACAGGCCCGAGTGTTTGCTCTGAGAGGGTAAGCGAAGCGGATGTTCAGATCGCCAAACAGCTGTGGGGCGAGACTCTCGTACTGTGGGATAATTATCCAGTGAATGACGGGCGTCTTAGATCACAGCATTTGTACCTGAAACCATTGTCCGCTCGCTGCTCCAATTCGCGTCTGCAGGGTCATTTGTGTAATCCCATGAATCAGTTGCATTTGTCTTTGCTCGGCTTATCCGGTTTGTCAAAGTTGTACCGCCTAACGCCTGAGAGCTCGGTTGTTGAAGTTCTTCGGCAAGCGCTTGGTGCAGACTTTATCGGCTGGTTGTTGACTAAGGCGGATCAATTTGAGCATACTCGTTTAGATGACCTGTGCCCTAGCGAGGTTGACAGCCTGCGGCAGTCACTGCGGGAATTTGCTGGTCAGGGCGCCCGAGAGTGCTTGGATTGGCTCGCTGGTGGGTATCGCTTCGATCCCGCTTGCCTGACGGAATGA